The sequence AACCAGGATAGATATAATGGTAAGAATTGTGCGGTTTTTCTTCGCTTCGCGATTCAGAAGTACCAAAAATGGAATTGCAAAACGGAAGATCAATAAACTGTAGGCAATATATTTCCAGCTGCCTTCTAATCGATGGAAGTACCAAAGTGTTTCTTCCGGAAGGTTAGCGTAGTAAATCAATAGGAATTGGCTAAAGGCGATGTAAGCGTAGAAAACAGTAAAAGCGAAGAACCAGGCACCTAAATCATAGATGTGTACCTGTCGTATCGTATTCTTTAAAATGCCTTTGCGTTGCATGTAAAAGACCAACAAGATCATAACAGGCCAGAAAGTCTGGAAACTGATTGCAAAGAAATACACTCCAAACATTGTAGAGAACCAGTGGGGGTCAAGAGACATCAACCAGTCAAAACTGGCAAATGCTACTGAAAGAGCAAACAAAGGAATACCAGGTGCACTTACTTTTCTAAGAAGTGCAGTTAAACCCCAGTCATTAGTTTTATCCATTTCGACAGAGACTTTGTGGAGTTTGTATCCAAGGTATCCCCAAATGGCAAAGTAGATAAACTGTCGTGCGATAAAGAAAGGGGTATTTAAATAGGCTGACTTCCCTTTCAGGATTTTATCAGCCATTACGGCATCTTCGTGGCTCCAGTGGTACAGGTTATGAATTCCAAGTATTACCGGGATCGCAAAGATTGCCCATATCCAGATATTTGAAATAAATGTTTCTGAAATACGGCGAAACAAGACACCCCAAGAGGACTTCGTAATATGGTGTAACATTACCATCAGAAGTGCGGCAAGTGCTATTCCACTAAAGAACACAAAACTTACTAAGTACGAGAAGAAAAACTGATCGGCATCTAAGAAATAACCAATGATACTGGCTATCAATCCAACAGCCCCAACACCAAAAAGTGCACGAGGAACTTTGCTGTCGGCCGGAAATTGTAAAGAATCTGTTATTGTAGGCTTATGACTCATTTTTTGGATGTATTAAGCAAAGTTCTTAGTTGTCAGATAAATTTTTGATATAAAGTACGATCGACTCGATTTCGTGATCAGCAAGATAGCTGTAAGAAGCCATCACGCCTTGCTGATAGTCAACAGGTTTTGCCGCTTCCGGTTCAACAATTGATTGCCGGATGTAGTCTTCATCTTTAGTTACAGTAATCGTTTCACCGTCAGCCGTAACTACTTGACCTTCACTTCCGAATAGACCGGCCCAAGTTGGACCAATTCCACCAGCAGCACCGTCTTCATTGTGGCAAGCTGCACAACCATTGGCTGTAATCACTTCTTTTCCAAGATCGACTGTTGGTTCGGGAGCATCACTAGGTGCCCTTGCAGCAGCAACTGAATCTTGGCGTTCTCTTTCAGCAGTAAACTCTGCTTGCAGTGCTGCTATATCAACAGGATAATCCTGCATTTCTTGTTCGTTAACATTCTGGCTTTCCTGCAGTGCACGGATATATGCTACGATAGCCCAGCGATCTTCAACGGGAACTTGTGTTGAGTAGGATGTCATAGTTCGCACTCCATTATAAATAGCTGAATAGAGTTCACCGTCTGGAGCATCAACTAAACGCTGGTCGTGATAGGAAGGGGCAGGAACATATCCATAACCACCGGTCATAATAATACCATTACCAGCTCCTGTTTGTCCGTGACACGGTGTACAGTAAATTTCGTAACGCTCTTTTCCACGATAGAGGAATGATTTGGTGATATCTACGGGGATGTAATCAATATAGTCGCCGTTTTCATCTACACCTTCATAATAAGCTACATCTAACTTTGCAAGCCCTCGAGCAACAGTACCTTCTACCGGTTGACGCATAGAGCGACCGTCAGCAAAGAAGTTATTTTCTTCTTGAGCTTCTTTTCTAGGTTGCTGATCCATGTTCATATTTGGATGGATAGGGGGCTTTTCAGAAAGCTGCCCCTGGCAAGCTGAAAGAGAAATTCCGAGCGCAAAAAGGCCCGCAATTTTAAACATTCCTTTAAAATTCATTCCTGGAAATGATATGTGGGTATTCTTTTTATTCATAAACTTCCTCGATGTGAGTAGCTCCGGCTTCTTCAAAAAGCTTTTTCACTTTGTCAGACTCAAACATATCGTCATCAGCTTCGATACAGGCAAAAAACCCGTCATCGGTAGCTTTCTTAAAGCGTTCTACGTTAAAAAGAGGATTGTTAAATCTTGGCAGTCCATTTAGAAAAAACATTCCAAATACAGTACCAAATGCTGAAAGCAACACTGTCAATTCAAAGATAATCGGTACCCAGGCAGGAGCATTAAAGAATGGTTTCCCGCTAATATTCAAAGGATAATCAATTACTGACATGTAATACATCATAGCAATAGCGCCTGCAAAACCAAGAAAAGCATGACCAAGTACAATCCAGCCAAGTTTTGATTTCTTTAGATTCATAGCTTTATCCATTCCATGAATCGGGAAGGGGCTAAAGGTGTCAAATTTACTAAAGCCTGATTTTGAAATGGTTTTAGCCACATCAGTTAGTTCTTTAGGATTTCTGAACTCGGCGATGATGCCGTACATGTCCTTATTTTCTGTTTGTGTACTCATATTCGTTAAACCTTCTCAGCTTGAGGTTCTGGTACTTCTACTTTTGGCGGGTTGAATTCTTTAGTCTCTTCATCATAGTTATGAGGGTCAGCTAAAGGAATCACCGCTTTGATTTCTGCAATGGCAACCATTGGCAGGAAGCGTAAGAACAGAAGGAACATGGTGAAAAACAGACCAAAGGTTCCAACGTAAGTCAACACATCCCAGATGGTTGGAGAGTAATAATCCCAACTTGAAGGCAGGTAATCATTCGCAAGTGAAGTAACTGTAATAACAAATCGCTCAAACCACATACCGATATTCACCACAATAGAGATAAAGAAGGTGAATCCGACACTGGTTCGTAATTTCTTAGACCAAAAGAACTGAGGAGACAACACATTACAAGTCATCATTGCCCAATATGCCCATGCATAAGGACCTGTTGCTCTCAGAATAAAAATAGCTTTTTCATATTCAACGCCACTGTACCAGGCGATAAAGAATTCCATCATGTAGGCAAATCCTACCATAGAACCTGTTACGAGAATAACAATGTTCATCTTCTCCATGTGATCGTTGGTCATGATGTCTTCCATGCCGTAAATCTTGCGAGCAACAATCATCAAGGTAAGTACCATCGCAAAACCGGAGAAAATAGCACCGGCAACGAAGTAAGGAGGGAAAATGGTTGTATGCCAGCCCGGAATCATGGAGACGGCAAAGTCAAAGGATACAATGGTGTGTACAGAAAGTACTAAAGGAGTCGCAAGACCGGCTAAGATCATATATGCTTTTTCATAATTCCACCAGTGGCGGTTAGAACCAGTCCATCCCAGAGAAAATATTCCGTAAACAACTTTTCTAATTTTGTCTGTTGCACGATCTCGAATTGTAGCAAGATCAGGCACAAGACCTACATACCAGAAGAGTAGTGATACTGTAAAGTAGGTTGATACCGCAAACACGTCCCATAAAAGGGGAGAGTTGAAGTTAGGCCACATCTGCATGGAGTTAGGAACGGGGAATACCCAGTAAATAACCCAGATACGACCAACGTGAATAGCCGGAAATACACCGGCACACATTACGGCAAAAATAGTCATCGCCTCCGCAAAGCGGTTAATGGCGGTACGCCAATCTTGTCGGAACAGGAATAGAATCGCAGAAATCAGGGTTCCGGCGTGGCCAATACCAACCCACCATACAAAGTTAATGATGGCCCAACCCCAGCCAACAGGGTTGTTAAGTCCCCAGATTCCAGTTCCTTCCCAGATCAAATAACCAATTGCAGCTACCATCACGAAAAGCAAGCCATTGGCCGCAATCATGCATAAGTACCATGCTTTTGGAGTAGGGCGTAAATTAATATCGGTAATCAGTCTTGTCAGGCTTGAAAAGTCATGGTCGCCTTTTACAAGAGCGGGTTCCGGTACGTATTGGTATTTACTCATGTTTTGGTTGTATTCCTGATTAATATCTTAAGCCAAAGCCGGGTTTGGATTCGTAAGTTTCGCCATATATGATGTTCTTGGACGCGTGTTAAGCTCCTCGAGCATCTGGAAATTTCGCTCGTTGCGTTTCATTTTCGCAACTTCGCTGTTATCGTCGGTCAAATCACCAAAGTAGATAGCGTCTGCAGGACATGCTTGCTGACAAGCTGTTTTAACTGCGCCATCTGCTGGTTTTGGTGAACCTGTTTCGTTCTTGGCTTCAATTTTGGCACGGTTTACGCGCTGAGCGCAATACGTACATTTTTCCATCACACCACGGAAACGAACAGTTACTTCCGGATTCATCGCCATTTGGATGATATCAGGATCGTCGCCCGTAGTTAAATACTCTTTAGGATAGTTAAAGAAGTTGAATCGACGAACTTTGTAAGGACAGTTATTTGCACAGTAACGAGTTCCGATACAGCGGTTGTACGTCATCTGGTTCATGCCATCTTCACTGTGGGTAGTTGCCGCAACAGGACAAACCTGCTCACAAGGAGCCAACTCACAATGCATACAAGGAACTGGCTGGTGAACAGCTTGTGGAGATTCAGCATCATCGCCTACATAATAGCGATCATTGCGAATCCAGTGCATTTCACGTCCACGTTTCACTTCTTTTTTCCCAATAACGGGGATATTGTTTTCAGACTGACAAGCAATCACACACACACCGCAACCGAAGCATGAGTTCAGGTCAATAGCCATTCCCCATTGCGGTTCGTAGTCTGGATAAGTTTGCTCATCAAACAGAGAAATAGGCTGATCTTCGCCCATTTCTTCAGCTTCTTTCATGCCAGGCACTTCATAAGTGTGAACTGAGGCAAAGGAAGCAAAATCTGGGTTGTCTTTGTATTCAGAAATAGAAGCCTGACGATACATATCTCGTCCTTCAAGGCTGTGGTGATCCTGAACACATGCAATTTCATACGTATCACCTGTAGTAGATACATTTGCAGAGGCAAACAACATATTGTCTGTTCCTCTCAATGGATATACATCTACACCGCCGGCGGTATAATCGATATATGAGCTGGCTACTCGGCCAATTCCTTCTCGTCCATAACCGGTTGTTAGGGTGATGGCATCATCAACATGACCGGGCTGTACCCAAGCTACAATGCTGATAGATCGTCCATTTACTGTAATTTCTACAACGTCATAATCGTCTTGTCCGGCACCGGCTTCTTCAATACCTAAGCTTTTGGCTGTGGCAGGACTCATAAGAGCTACATTATCCCAAGTCACTTTCGTCATTGGGTCAGGAAGTTCCTGAAGCCAGCCTAAGTTTGCATATCGTCCGTCATATAATGTAGCATCAGGACGAATAACGACTTCCATTCCGGTAGTAGAAGACACATTTGACTTCGCTCTGTTCATTGCAGAAGCAAAACCGGAAGTTAACCGAACATTAACTTGGTTGAAGTTGCCTGTTGTGTCAATTCCATCATGAAGAATAGTTGTCCATTGGTTATCAAAACCTGAACTGTAATATCCTTGGAAAGTATTTCGAACTAAATCATAGCCGGAAGTCATAGATCCGGATACAATTGTATTTAAAAATTCAATTTCACTTAAGCCTTCATGCAAAGGACGGATTTGTGGCTGAATCACAGAACGTGCTCCGCCATAAGAATACCCATCGCCCCAAGCTTCCAGGAAGTGAGCACGGTTGACGTGCCATGATGATTTCATTGAAGTCTCATCTACATAATCAGAGAGATTAACAATGGTATCAACGTTGGATAGGGCATTTTCAAAGTCAAGATCTGCAGGGGCGGTATGAACCGGATTAACACCAACCATAACAACAGTATCGATGTTACCCGCTTTCATTTCAGCGACTACATCAGCGAAAGCTTCGGTACTGCTTTGCTCATCAATGTGTGGTACATCTAAATAGTGAACCGTGCTACCTGTATTACCAAGTGCCTGATTGATAGCTGCAACAGCGGCGTGTACTTCAGGCTTATGCTGAGCTCCAGCCGATATTGCTGATCTTCCGGCGTTTGCGGCAAGGTCATCAGCAAGAGCAGTGATCCATTTGTGATCAGTAAATTCATTTGTGTAACCACTGAAAGCACTCAATCCATTAATACGGGTTGAAAGTGCAGCAGCCAGAGCATAAGTAAATGCTTCCATTTGGCTTGCTTTAAGTTTCAGTCGGTGATCAGCGTAAGAACCGGTTAGGGAGAAAGAATCTTCTACTGAGTAGATGCGATTCATTTCACCATCAGTGTCGGTTACTTTTCTGCGAGAAGAAACCTGCTTAGCGTACTCAACATTATTAGGGTGTGTTGAACTCATGAAGTCATCATTTAGAGAAACGATGACATCCGCATTTTCAAAATTGTAATGAGTTCTCAAACGTCCGCCGAAAGCAATTCGGTTTCCTTCTACAACATTGTCTTCACCAAATGGCTCATAAGTAACCCATGTGGAGTTGTTGAATTTCGAGAGCGCCTGCTCCTTGATAGTTTGGTAAGTAGGAGAGGAATTCGCTTCAGAAATAAAAGCTATGCGTTGGCCGGTATTTGCAAAATGAGATTTGGCGAACGCTTCAAAATCAGCAACAGTTGATTTACCACCATTATATAGAGGTGATCGAGATCGATCAGGATCGTAAAGACCAAGAATGGCTGCCTGATTAAAAATACTGGTTCCACCACGGCTGGCCGGGTGCATGTCATTACCTTCAAGCTTGGTCGGGCGGCCTTCGTGGTTTTCAGCAATCAACCCAACAAGGTTACCTTGAACAGGCATTGCAGTTGCATAATATAAAGGTATGCCCGGAACAACATCTTCAGGCTGCCGTGAGTATGGTAAAATCTTTTGAACCGGACGCCGGCAAGCTGCCAGCCCGGCCAGTGCAACAGAAGCACCCATCACGCGGAGAAATCCACGCCTTGATACACCGTCGCTTAGTTCAGTAGCGTTTTCAGTAAACTCACGCTCGGCGTATTTTTGATATTCTTTATTATTGGCAAGTTCATTTAAACTCTTCCAATACGTCGTTTCTTTTACTTCTTCACTCATCTGTCGATCTGTAGATTCTAAATCATTCATTAGTAATGGCAACCCTGGCAATAAGTTGGTGCATGAATATTCTTCTTATCTACCAGCGCTTTCCCGATCTCGAGCTGGTTTTCAACTTGATATCCCATGGTTGTTACTTCATCAACGGGGCGTACATATTTTTCAGGCTCACGGTGGCAATCCAAACACCATCCCATGCTAAGTGGCTCTGATTGGTATACAACTTCCATTTTATCGATTCTTCCGTGGCAACTTTCACAACCTACACCCACATTAGTATGTGCGGAGTGATTGAAATAAGCGTAATCAGGTAGGTTGTGTACTCTTACCCACTCAACCGCTTTTCCTGACTCCCAACTTTCACGAATTGGAGCGAGTTTGTCGCTATCCGTCTGAATCTGGTTATGGCAATTCATACAAGTTTGAGTAGCAGGGATGTTTGCCTGTTTAGAGTCGAAAGTACTGGTGTGGCAATACTGGCAGTCAAGACCTAATTGGTCTACGTGCAGTTTGTGGCTGTAGGGAACAGGTTGTTCCGGAGCGTATCCAACGTCAGTATATTGAGGAGAGAAGAAATACCAAACGCCAAAAATAACTGCGTTCAATACAACGATTAATCCAATTAAAATTTTTCGGGGAACTTGATTTGTCCACTTGGGGAAAATCTGCGCCATAAAGATTGCTGATTTGAGTTTACGTATAGAGCAGGATTGCTCCCGTTCAGAAGTCGCGCAAATCTATCAATTTTTTCATTCTAAATTGAACAAAAAGGACGAACAGACTCCTATTTAAAATAATTCTAAATAGACAGGTCGAGACTCCGTAGTCACATTTGTGATGTGAGATTGAAAAGATAGTACACATTTAGGAAAAATGTCGAAAAAGGAATGGAAAAAACTCACCTTCCGGTTAGCATCTTTTAACTTTGCCTCGCAGACATATAGAAGCAATAAACCATAACTGAATAATATACGCTGTCAGAATCAGGTTGAGTTTTCGAACAAATCAGTGCGAGTTGAGGTAATCGGTAACACCCACTTATTGGGTTTATGCGTTTACCATCATTGCGAAGGTCCATCCTCGCAATGGAGCTCCGTAATTAGTATTGACCTGATAGAGTCTCCATATATACGTTCCGACGCGGAGCGATCGGAACGAGAGTCAAAAAATCATAGCTATCCTATAATCCTGCTAATCAGGGTTCAAAACGGATGCATTTACTCTCGTCACGGTGCTCTTCTCCGTGATGCCCTTCAGAGGCTCTGCCTCAAACTAAATTCATAACACCCCAATTAGCCCAAACGCCAGTTTCCCGTGGCTGGAATGAGTCGGTGTCCCCTCATATCGCTTCACTGAAAGCTGGAGCAACGTAACCAGAATGAAAATACACTTGTTAAGAGGGAGGATTTCGGGATGAGTATAAATGATTAAAACCTACTGCATCCCGGCTGATAATACTCTTCACTTAGTTCACCATAGAGAAATAAATCTGGATTCTCAAAAATCGAGCGTTTAGAAATCTTATTCCTTTCTTCAGGATCTAAATAGAGCTCGGTTCCATCTTTTGAAACAAAACTGCTGCTGGTATTAACAAAGGTACAGGGTTCATAGAAATCGTTCGCAGAGGCAACTTTTTCAACACCTGAATCTATACTTACCAGATAATACTCTTGACTACAGGTTTCGAGGCAATTACTTATAAGCAGTGAATCATTATTCACCCAGGTCAGATCATCAAAATTGTTGCCTTGGATTTTATAGTTAGCGCCATCTGCCCAGTTGTTCGAATTCTTTAACAGAAGGCTAATTTTGACTTCACAGCTTGGAGTAGTTTCAACGATCGCTAATTTATCACCACTGTGCGAGGGTAGTACATAAAATGATTGAAAATCACCCACTTTATCAGGGCATACGGCTTTTTCTGTCGGCTTAAATGTCTGTAATATTTCACCTGTTTCACTATCAGCCAAAGAAAATTTATCATCATGCCCTCCAAATAAGAGATACTGTTGTGATTTCATATAAAACAATTGGACGGCTTGCCCTTGAATGTCAGGCACTAGTAACGATTTAGTTTGAAGTTCACTATCCATCATATAAATACTGAAAGAGTGATTGCGAGAAGTGCCTCCGGTCGGCCAG comes from Balneola sp. and encodes:
- a CDS encoding hydrogenase; protein product: MSKYQYVPEPALVKGDHDFSSLTRLITDINLRPTPKAWYLCMIAANGLLFVMVAAIGYLIWEGTGIWGLNNPVGWGWAIINFVWWVGIGHAGTLISAILFLFRQDWRTAINRFAEAMTIFAVMCAGVFPAIHVGRIWVIYWVFPVPNSMQMWPNFNSPLLWDVFAVSTYFTVSLLFWYVGLVPDLATIRDRATDKIRKVVYGIFSLGWTGSNRHWWNYEKAYMILAGLATPLVLSVHTIVSFDFAVSMIPGWHTTIFPPYFVAGAIFSGFAMVLTLMIVARKIYGMEDIMTNDHMEKMNIVILVTGSMVGFAYMMEFFIAWYSGVEYEKAIFILRATGPYAWAYWAMMTCNVLSPQFFWSKKLRTSVGFTFFISIVVNIGMWFERFVITVTSLANDYLPSSWDYYSPTIWDVLTYVGTFGLFFTMFLLFLRFLPMVAIAEIKAVIPLADPHNYDEETKEFNPPKVEVPEPQAEKV
- a CDS encoding cytochrome C gives rise to the protein MAQIFPKWTNQVPRKILIGLIVVLNAVIFGVWYFFSPQYTDVGYAPEQPVPYSHKLHVDQLGLDCQYCHTSTFDSKQANIPATQTCMNCHNQIQTDSDKLAPIRESWESGKAVEWVRVHNLPDYAYFNHSAHTNVGVGCESCHGRIDKMEVVYQSEPLSMGWCLDCHREPEKYVRPVDEVTTMGYQVENQLEIGKALVDKKNIHAPTYCQGCHY